Proteins from a genomic interval of Zingiber officinale cultivar Zhangliang chromosome 1B, Zo_v1.1, whole genome shotgun sequence:
- the LOC122027037 gene encoding WRKY transcription factor 55-like yields the protein MAPRHILETHGMEGTKTPMMVKSGRTTQDRAWLVVMRRHEQYGQRSWVVLIDSSASWHRSSARFMEAALSQILDACKLAKELEGSLLFQVDVASDAHYLLGSCEEIVGAFNRAIQGLYTLQNQSSCSVQMLLMSACEGTGNPLCAGMPAQRSLEIQPAVTEFAGGSSYVYSAAASAQRGGRCLVQKSSKKRKEGTLVKLVPAHPNMENAPDDGYTWKKYGQKVILNSRFPRSYYHCTHKNHYGCKGKKKVQRLDDDPSTLEVTYCGAHTCRTSPTPIRIPNELMPSAVSNSKNGENNMQTVAPETTLIQLRNWFNRDSSNRYIEQMQGGRDIDYSVAEFADAMFNSGSSSSTLDVIFTQSQGKLRALDPFF from the exons ATGGCTCCTAGACACATACTTGAGACACATGGTATGGAGGGTACAAAGACACCCATGATGGTGAAGTCAGGACGGACGACACAAGACAGAGCATGGCTAGTGGTGATGAGGAGACACGAGCAGTATGGACAGAGATCATGGGTGGTGCTTATTGATTCCTCAGCTTCG TGGCACAGAAGCAGTGCGAGGTTCATGGAGGCAGCCTTGTCTCAAATCCTTGACGCATGCAAGCTTGCTAAAGAACTGGAGGGCAGCCTTCTCTTCCAGGTCGACGTTGCATCCGATGCACATTACCTCTTGGGATCTtgcgaggagattgttggtgctttCAACAGAGCCATCCAAGGATTATATACCCTGCAGAACCAATCTTCTTGCAGTGTCCAAATGCTCCTCATGAGTGCCTGTGAAGGAACGGGAAATCCTCTGTGCGCTGGCATGCCGGCGCAGAGATCACTGGAAATTCAGCCGGCAGTGACAGAGTTTGCAGGTGGCTCAAGCTATGTCTACTCGGCAGCAGCATCGGCTCAGAGAGGGGGCAGGTGTTTGGTGCAAAAATCTTCCAAGAAGAG AAAGGAAGGCACTTTGGTAAAGTTGGTGCCGGCACATCCTAACATGGAGAATGCTCCTGATGACGGATATACCTGGAAGAAGTATGGTCAGAAAGTGATACTTAATTCGAGGTTTCCAAG AAGCTACTATCACTGCACCCACAAGAATCACTATGGTTGCAAAGGAAAGAAGAAAGTGCAACggcttgatgatgatccatccACACTTGAAGTCACCTACTGCGGTGCACACACTTGCCGCACTTCTCCGACCCCAATAAGGATCCCCAATGAGCTCATGCCAAGTGCTGTTAGCAACAGCAAGAATGGTGAAAATAATATGCAAACAGTAGCACCAGAAACCACATTGATCCAACTTCGTAACTGGTTCAACAGAGATAGTAGCAATAGATACATAGAACAGATGCAGGGTGGTAGAGACATTGATTATTCAGTGGCAGAATTTGCAGATGCCATGTTCAATTCAGGGAGCAGTAGCAGTACCTTGGATGTCATCTTCACACAAAGCCAAGGGAAACTGCGGGCGTTAGACCCGTTCTTTTAG
- the LOC122050396 gene encoding uncharacterized protein LOC122050396: MVSREQKRAALHEKLQLLRSLTNSHALRKSSIILDASKYIQDLKQKVGRLKQEINACTQSQVLQNNNGSLCSPQVIVETLEKGFLINVCSEKSCPGLLASVLEAFEQLGLHVVEAKASCTDAFRLVAVGREAESMEAQAVKEAVQRAVSCLYGEDSEEDMDDN; the protein is encoded by the exons ATGGTGTCGAGGGAGCAAAAGAGAGCTGCACTCCATGAGAAGCTACAACTCCTCCGCTCACTCACCAACTCTCATGCA CTGAGGAAGTCCTCGATCATTTTGGATGCCTCAAAATACATCCAAGATTTGAAGCAGAAAGTTGGGAGATTGAAGCAAGAGATTAATGCATGCACACAGAGCCAAGTGCTGCAAAATAACAACGGCTCCCTGTGCTCGCCTCAG GTGATCGTTGAAACCCTAGAGAAAGGGTTCCTGATCAACGTGTGCTCAGAGAAGAGCTGCCCCGGACTGCTTGCTTCAGTCCTAGAAGCGTTCGAGCAGTTGGGTCTTCATGTGGTGGAAGCAAAGGCCTCCTGCACTGATGCATTTCGTCTAGTGGCTGTTGGAAGAGAA GCTGAAAGCATGGAAGCGCAAGCGGTGAAGGAAGCAGTGCAGCGTGCCGTCAGTtgtctctatggagaagacagtGAAGAAGACATGGATGATAATTAA